In Vigna unguiculata cultivar IT97K-499-35 chromosome 3, ASM411807v1, whole genome shotgun sequence, a single genomic region encodes these proteins:
- the LOC114175611 gene encoding endoglucanase 8-like, translating to MAPNTLFSVLSVLLLFLSLHPSSAAHDYRDALRKSILFFEGQRSGKLPADQRLRWRRDSAMHDGATAGVDLSGGYYDAGDNIKFGFPMAFTTTMLSWSVIDFEKSMGAELGNALKAVRWGTDYLLKATAKIGSGVVFVQVGDPYSDHNCWERPEDMDTLRTVFKIDGSHPGSDVAGETAAALAAASIVFRSRDPSYSTMLLNRAVAVFQFADSHRGAYSNSLRRAVCPFYCDVNGYQDELLWAAAWLHKASRRRQYREYIVRNEVVLRAGDTINEFGWDNKHAGINVLISKEVLMGRANYFASFKQNADQFICSTLPGISHPQVQYSPGGLIFKAGGSNMQHVTSLSFLLLAYSNYLSHANKVVPCGETTATPALLKHLAKRQVDYILGDNPLGMSYMVGYGPRYPQRIHHRASSLPSVGLHPARIGCKAGSRYFFSPNPNPNVLVGAVVGGPSNNTDSFPDSRPFFQQSEPTTYINAPLVGLLAFFSGHY from the exons atggCGCCAAACACTCTCTTCTCTGTCCTCTCCGTgctcctcctcttcctctccCTCCACCCCTCCTCCGCCGCTCACGACTACCGCGACGCCCTCCGCAAAAGCATCCTCTTCTTCGAGGGCCAGCGCTCGGGCAAACTCCCCGCCGATCAGCGCCTTCGCTGGCGCCGTGACTCAGCAATGCACGACGGTGCAACCGCCGGA GTGGACTTGAGCGGAGGGTACTACGACGCCGGGGACAACATAAAGTTTGGGTTTCCAATGGCGTTCACGACGACGATGCTGTCGTGGAGCGTGATCGACTTCGAGAAGAGCATGGGGGCGGAGCTAGGGAACGCACTGAAAGCAGTGAGGTGGGGGACCGATTATCTGCTGAAGGCGACGGCGAAGATTGGTTCCGGCGTGGTGTTCGTGCAGGTTGGTGACCCTTACTCCGACCATAACTGTTGGGAGAGACCGGAAGACATGGACACGCTACGCACCGTTTTCAAGATCGACGGGTCCCACCCAGGATCTGACGTGGCAGGAGAAACTGCCGCTGCACTTGCTGCTGCCTCCATCGTCTTCAGATCACGTGACCCCTCCTACTCTACCATGCTCCTCAATCGAGCCGTTGCG GTGTTCCAGTTTGCTGACTCGCATCGTGGCGCGTACAGTAACAGCCTGCGCCGTGCAGTGTGCCCGTTTTACTGCGACGTGAACGGTTACCAG GACGAGTTGCTGTGGGCAGCGGCGTGGTTGCACAAGGCATCACGTAGGCGTCAGTACAGAGAATACATTGTGAGGAACGAAGTGGTGTTGAGGGCTGGGGACACCATTAATGAGTTTGGTTGGGATAACAAGCATGCTGGGATTAATGTCCTCATTTCGAAG GAGGTGTTAATGGGAAGAGCAAACTATTTTGCGTCCTTCAAGCAGAACGCGGATCAATTTATCTGTTCTACATTGCCTGGGATTTCTCACCCTCAAGTTCAATATTCCCCGG GTGGACTTATCTTCAAGGCGGGTGGAAGTAACATGCAGCACGTAACGTCACTGTCTTTCCTGCTCCTGGCTTATTCTAACTACCTAAGCCACGCCAATAAGGTGGTGCCATGTGGCGAGACCACTGCCACCCCAGCTTTACTCAAACACCTTGCCAAACGTCAG GTGGATTACATTCTCGGAGACAACCCGTTGGGAATGTCGTACATGGTTGGATATGGCCCACGCTACCCGCAGAGGATACACCACCGGGCCAGCTCGCTCCCCTCCGTGGGCCTCCACCCAGCCCGCATTGGCTGTAAAGCTGGATCTCGGTATTTCTTTAGCCCAAATCCCAACCCCAATGTATTGGTTGGGGCCGTGGTGGGTGGGCCCAGCAATAACACAGATTCCTTCCCGGATTCCAGGCCTTTCTTTCAGCAATCGGAGCCCACAACATACATCAATGCCCCGCTGGTGGGCCTTCTGGCTTTCTTTTCAGGCCACTATTGA